A stretch of Natronococcus sp. CG52 DNA encodes these proteins:
- a CDS encoding DUF4212 domain-containing protein, protein MTDNTSQDPDRTAETDGSVTSETIHEVEENSTSDENQRDSTKNSREVATDGGMSDVEREKQIEYLDVEINLLKPATPFMRDHLRVIWLGFAIWVLTTFGPITATRLAPGVMTSQMPVLSFPLHYFLIAIVGPSAALILSVWYARKRDRIDEKYGIEQPTAASETTETAPDDAAATDGGSRE, encoded by the coding sequence ATGACAGACAATACCAGCCAAGACCCGGACCGAACCGCCGAAACGGACGGCAGCGTGACGTCCGAAACGATCCACGAGGTCGAGGAGAATAGCACCTCGGATGAAAACCAACGCGATTCGACGAAAAACTCCCGTGAAGTGGCGACCGACGGCGGGATGAGCGACGTGGAGCGAGAAAAACAAATCGAATACCTCGACGTCGAAATCAACCTGTTGAAGCCGGCAACCCCGTTTATGCGGGATCACCTGCGAGTCATCTGGCTCGGCTTTGCAATCTGGGTGTTGACGACGTTCGGACCGATCACGGCGACTCGTCTTGCACCCGGCGTGATGACGAGCCAGATGCCGGTTCTCAGCTTTCCGTTACACTACTTCCTGATCGCGATTGTTGGCCCATCGGCGGCGCTGATCCTCTCGGTGTGGTACGCACGCAAGCGCGACCGGATCGACGAGAAGTACGGGATCGAACAGCCGACGGCCGCGTCGGAGACGACCGAAACGGCTCCGGATGACGCGGCGGCAACCGATGGAGGGAGCCGGGAATGA
- a CDS encoding sodium:solute symporter family transporter, which yields MMDLYVPLQASEELLPEGLDISFKLVPAIIVVGMMLTFLAAGFLYKVADTDDMWVAGRSIGNLENGMAIGANWMSAASYLGMAALIALSGVYGLAFVVGWTTGYFVLLIFMAAQMRRFGKYTAPDFVGDRFNSDAARAIAAITTFLIGFVYALGQARGMGLVGMYILGDWSAATGGALSAYQVMMVVFMIVTIAYLTLSGMLGATKNMVLQYVILIGAFLLGLLATGWAGGYSTILPQLEYGQLITQLDSEFSDPFAGGSYYLWIATCFSLVFGTCGLPHVLVRFYTVQNERVARWSCTWGLFFIALLYLSAPAFAAFGTALYGEEIGAVYGENGMTGAAGDVIVVLASQLAGLPTWFVGIVAAGGIAAAVATTAGLFIAASSAISHDIYANIINEDATQHQQVLVGRLSIIAIGVLTIIFALNPSAPVAALVSFAFSLAAIVLFPMFFLGLWWENTNRPGALAGMTSGLIIWLIPMFNEGHFGPGFGVEWLATWMPAIGSGLIGVPIVFAITIVVSLVTDEPPLETKQMVRQCHSPEPMPRDKTAADVVAEKNGRAPADD from the coding sequence ATGATGGATCTTTACGTTCCGCTACAGGCGAGTGAAGAGCTGCTTCCGGAGGGACTCGACATCTCGTTCAAGCTGGTCCCGGCAATCATCGTCGTCGGGATGATGCTGACGTTCCTCGCGGCTGGATTCCTGTACAAGGTCGCCGATACGGACGACATGTGGGTTGCCGGTCGTTCGATCGGGAACCTCGAGAACGGGATGGCGATCGGTGCCAACTGGATGTCGGCCGCATCGTACCTCGGGATGGCGGCCCTGATCGCGCTTTCGGGCGTCTACGGGCTGGCGTTCGTCGTCGGCTGGACGACGGGCTACTTCGTCCTGTTGATCTTCATGGCCGCGCAGATGCGCCGGTTCGGCAAGTACACCGCGCCGGACTTCGTCGGCGATCGCTTCAATTCCGACGCCGCGCGTGCCATCGCAGCGATCACGACGTTCCTCATCGGATTCGTCTACGCGCTCGGGCAGGCTCGCGGGATGGGACTGGTCGGCATGTACATCCTCGGCGACTGGTCGGCGGCGACCGGTGGCGCACTGAGCGCCTACCAGGTGATGATGGTGGTCTTCATGATCGTCACCATCGCCTACCTGACGCTTTCGGGGATGCTCGGTGCGACCAAGAACATGGTCTTGCAGTACGTTATTCTCATCGGCGCGTTCCTGCTGGGACTGCTCGCCACCGGCTGGGCGGGAGGTTACTCGACGATTCTCCCACAACTCGAGTACGGACAGCTGATTACCCAACTCGACTCGGAGTTCTCTGACCCGTTCGCGGGTGGGAGCTACTACCTGTGGATCGCGACGTGTTTCAGCCTGGTCTTCGGGACGTGTGGACTCCCGCACGTGCTGGTCAGGTTCTACACGGTTCAAAACGAGCGGGTGGCCCGCTGGTCGTGTACCTGGGGGCTGTTCTTCATCGCGCTGCTCTACCTGAGTGCCCCCGCGTTCGCCGCGTTCGGGACGGCGCTGTACGGTGAAGAGATCGGTGCCGTGTACGGCGAGAACGGGATGACCGGTGCAGCCGGTGACGTCATCGTCGTGTTGGCATCGCAACTCGCAGGATTACCGACGTGGTTCGTCGGCATCGTCGCGGCGGGCGGTATCGCCGCTGCGGTCGCGACGACGGCCGGCCTGTTCATCGCTGCATCGTCGGCGATCTCCCACGACATCTACGCGAACATCATCAACGAGGACGCGACGCAGCACCAGCAGGTGCTCGTCGGTCGTCTGAGTATCATCGCGATCGGCGTGCTCACGATCATCTTCGCGCTTAACCCGTCGGCACCGGTCGCCGCGCTCGTGTCGTTCGCGTTCTCGCTGGCCGCGATCGTGCTGTTCCCGATGTTCTTCCTCGGACTCTGGTGGGAGAATACGAACCGGCCGGGCGCGCTCGCCGGAATGACGAGCGGACTGATAATCTGGCTCATCCCGATGTTCAACGAAGGTCACTTCGGCCCCGGCTTTGGCGTCGAGTGGCTCGCGACCTGGATGCCGGCCATCGGCTCCGGCCTCATCGGCGTGCCTATCGTCTTCGCCATTACCATCGTCGTCTCGCTGGTCACCGACGAGCCGCCGCTGGAGACGAAACAGATGGTTCGACAGTGTCACAGCCCCGAACCGATGCCGAGAGACAAGACCGCGGCGGACGTCGTCGCCGAAAAGAACGGACGCGCCCCTGCGGACGACTGA
- a CDS encoding universal stress protein, which yields MYERILVPTDGSNVAEFAVDSAVDLAEKYGAEVHALYVADTDAVAYSLGTEQVDRIRQGDFQGMTELRDDAESATEYVKEQAEGRSLTVVERHAGGQPHRMIADYAEDNDIDLIVMGSHGRSGVRRALLGSVTERVLRSTHTPVLVVDYEDSDDRTANAQD from the coding sequence ATGTACGAACGAATACTCGTCCCCACGGACGGAAGCAACGTCGCGGAATTCGCGGTCGACAGCGCGGTCGATCTCGCCGAAAAGTACGGCGCCGAAGTCCACGCGCTGTACGTCGCCGATACCGACGCGGTCGCGTACAGTCTCGGTACAGAGCAGGTCGACCGCATTCGGCAGGGCGACTTCCAGGGTATGACGGAGTTGCGCGACGACGCCGAGAGCGCGACCGAATACGTCAAAGAGCAGGCGGAGGGCCGCAGTCTGACCGTCGTCGAACGCCACGCCGGCGGACAACCGCACCGAATGATCGCCGACTACGCCGAAGACAACGACATCGACCTTATCGTCATGGGGAGCCACGGTCGGTCCGGAGTCCGACGCGCACTGCTCGGCAGCGTCACCGAGCGCGTGCTGCGCTCGACGCACACTCCCGTGCTGGTCGTCGACTACGAGGACAGCGACGACCGAACCGCTAACGCACAAGACTGA
- a CDS encoding cupin domain-containing protein, whose translation MEKVNDSAVDWTEYDRQETAFRRKELSSAVGASDLGCSLYELSPGMRSWPYHYHTANEEALYVLSGDGLLRAANGEEPLTAGDFVTLPADESGGHRVVNDSEDALRYLAISTMNEPDVTIYPEMGKFGLYVGSPPGGRDERTFEGYYRIDDETSYWEEDERES comes from the coding sequence ATGGAAAAGGTCAACGACTCGGCCGTCGACTGGACGGAGTACGACCGGCAGGAAACGGCGTTCCGCCGAAAGGAACTCTCGAGTGCCGTCGGCGCGTCCGATCTCGGCTGTAGCCTCTACGAACTCTCACCGGGGATGCGGTCGTGGCCCTACCACTATCACACGGCGAACGAGGAGGCGCTGTACGTCCTGTCCGGCGACGGACTCCTCCGAGCCGCAAACGGCGAGGAACCGCTGACGGCCGGCGACTTCGTGACCCTGCCTGCGGACGAAAGCGGCGGCCACCGGGTCGTCAACGATAGCGAGGACGCGCTTCGATACCTGGCGATCTCGACGATGAACGAGCCGGACGTCACTATCTACCCCGAAATGGGCAAGTTCGGCCTCTACGTCGGTTCGCCGCCGGGCGGCCGCGACGAACGGACGTTCGAGGGCTACTACCGCATCGACGACGAGACGTCGTACTGGGAGGAAGACGAACGCGAGTCGTAA
- a CDS encoding tRNA (cytidine(56)-2'-O)-methyltransferase produces the protein MHDDSEVAVLRLGHRPGRDERMTTHVGLTARALGADRVWFPDNAGQSLETVEDITNRFGGPFEVELTDAPKALIRDWEGRIVHLTMYGERIQDVETEIRTTRESEPLLVVVGSEKVPFDVYEAADWNVGVTNQPHSEVAGLAVFLDRLFEGRELEREWEDADREVIPTETGKRVEPADEE, from the coding sequence ATGCACGACGATAGCGAGGTCGCCGTCCTCCGGCTCGGCCACCGTCCCGGCCGCGACGAACGGATGACGACCCACGTCGGACTGACGGCGCGGGCGCTCGGGGCCGACCGCGTCTGGTTTCCCGACAACGCCGGCCAGTCGCTCGAGACCGTCGAAGACATCACGAATCGGTTCGGCGGCCCGTTCGAGGTCGAACTCACGGACGCTCCGAAGGCGCTCATCCGCGACTGGGAGGGCCGAATCGTCCACCTCACGATGTACGGCGAGCGGATTCAGGACGTCGAGACGGAGATCCGCACGACACGGGAGAGCGAGCCGCTGCTGGTCGTCGTCGGCTCCGAGAAGGTCCCCTTCGACGTCTACGAGGCCGCGGACTGGAACGTCGGCGTCACCAACCAGCCCCACTCCGAGGTGGCCGGACTGGCGGTCTTTCTCGACCGCCTGTTCGAGGGGCGCGAACTCGAGCGGGAGTGGGAAGACGCCGACCGCGAGGTGATTCCGACGGAGACGGGCAAGCGCGTGGAACCGGCCGACGAGGAGTGA
- a CDS encoding AMP-binding protein yields the protein MLVFLPNCPQFLVAALGAFRAGVVFSPVNPQYKRREVAYQLEGTEATVIVTHSSLQRIVDEAREGAGWSRTSSPSRANTRSATDDIAFVDALPRTTSGK from the coding sequence ATGCTGGTCTTCCTGCCGAACTGTCCGCAGTTCCTCGTGGCGGCCCTCGGCGCGTTCAGAGCCGGCGTCGTGTTCTCTCCGGTGAATCCGCAGTACAAACGCCGGGAAGTCGCGTATCAGCTCGAGGGTACGGAGGCGACGGTGATCGTCACGCATTCGTCGCTTCAACGGATCGTCGACGAGGCCCGTGAGGGGGCAGGCTGGAGCCGGACGTCGTCACCGTCCCGAGCGAACACGCGGAGCGCGACGGACGATATCGCGTTCGTCGACGCTCTCCCGCGGACGACCAGCGGGAAGTAA
- a CDS encoding transcription factor produces MAFEDLLEDPVIQKYLHELVGPTGMPVAAAPPDGEVTDEELAEELDLELNDVRRALFILYENDLAGYRRLRDEDSGWLTYLWTFEYDNIPENLEEEMYRLHDALEDRREYERNHEFYLCEICSIRFEFGEAMDFGFECPECGSPVESMDNDRLVNSMDDRLDALEDELNIDADA; encoded by the coding sequence ATGGCTTTTGAGGACCTGCTCGAGGATCCGGTCATCCAGAAGTACTTGCACGAGCTGGTCGGTCCCACGGGGATGCCCGTCGCGGCGGCGCCGCCGGACGGGGAAGTGACCGACGAGGAGCTTGCGGAGGAACTGGACCTCGAGTTGAACGACGTGCGGCGCGCGCTGTTCATTCTCTACGAGAACGATCTCGCCGGCTACCGGCGGCTGCGCGACGAGGATTCGGGCTGGTTGACGTACCTCTGGACCTTCGAGTACGACAACATCCCGGAGAACCTAGAGGAGGAGATGTACCGGCTCCACGACGCGCTCGAGGACCGCCGGGAGTACGAGCGAAACCACGAGTTCTACCTCTGTGAGATCTGCTCGATCCGCTTCGAGTTCGGCGAGGCGATGGACTTCGGCTTCGAGTGTCCGGAGTGCGGTTCGCCGGTCGAATCGATGGACAACGACCGACTCGTCAACTCGATGGACGACCGCCTCGACGCGCTCGAGGACGAACTCAACATCGACGCGGACGCCTGA
- a CDS encoding DUF2110 family protein, which produces MVVLATKLYVEGDARQRSLDSLRSLVDNEIGELDVEFDLDVRDDDFPEVTLEGEDATVAGNVLREEFGEIVPELEAGETYVGTLESWDEDGFVLDAGQPVRIPVDELGLGPGSPTQIRERYGLVQHLPLQFVYESEDDPSRLADEEQDRLYEWSRGDGRLNVNSATRAEVRATLNRAGHAQDYVTVERLGLLEQSVICTEGTDPPGLLASVGEYLPAELRCVVP; this is translated from the coding sequence ATGGTCGTACTCGCAACCAAACTCTACGTCGAGGGAGACGCCCGCCAGCGCTCGCTCGACTCGCTGCGGTCGCTCGTCGACAACGAGATCGGCGAACTCGACGTCGAGTTCGACCTCGACGTTCGCGACGACGACTTCCCCGAAGTCACCCTCGAGGGCGAAGACGCCACCGTCGCGGGGAACGTCCTCCGCGAGGAGTTCGGCGAAATCGTTCCCGAACTCGAGGCCGGCGAGACCTACGTCGGGACGCTCGAGTCCTGGGACGAGGACGGATTCGTCCTCGACGCCGGACAGCCCGTGCGGATCCCCGTAGACGAACTCGGACTCGGTCCCGGTTCGCCCACCCAGATCCGCGAGCGGTACGGACTCGTCCAGCACCTGCCGCTGCAGTTCGTCTACGAGAGCGAGGACGACCCCTCTCGGCTGGCCGACGAGGAGCAGGATCGACTCTACGAGTGGAGTCGCGGCGACGGTCGGCTCAACGTCAACAGCGCGACGCGCGCGGAGGTACGGGCGACGCTCAACCGCGCCGGCCACGCCCAGGACTACGTCACCGTCGAACGGCTCGGTCTGCTCGAGCAGAGCGTGATCTGCACCGAAGGGACCGATCCGCCGGGTCTGCTGGCGAGCGTCGGCGAGTATCTCCCCGCAGAACTGCGGTGTGTCGTTCCGTGA
- a CDS encoding DUF5803 family protein: MNRRLVLAVIAVALLTSLAGCSMIFGGISDEELDREQEYDDLHESDADVAVDIDSGSMIGGGEFRAVYDLNETEELSLYRSNFYREQALDIHSVRYWYPNGTEVTGSDLEVDQGRSSTEVRVPDGNGTLAFSGSAGSRTFQLPAYVEGSYEVTTPEGYRTTNFLFGDVNPGGYEREIVDDQERLAWNDVDSTISLRYYVARDIPIFVGLVGTVVALGGVGIAYYYRKVKQLREQREELGLDVDIEDDSDDGPPGFN; the protein is encoded by the coding sequence ATGAACCGACGGCTCGTTCTCGCAGTGATCGCGGTCGCGCTGCTGACGTCGTTAGCGGGCTGTTCGATGATCTTCGGCGGCATCTCCGACGAGGAACTCGACCGCGAGCAGGAGTACGACGATCTTCACGAGAGCGACGCCGATGTCGCCGTCGACATCGACAGCGGGAGCATGATCGGGGGCGGCGAGTTCCGCGCGGTCTACGATCTCAACGAAACCGAGGAGCTGTCGCTGTACCGCTCGAACTTCTACCGCGAGCAGGCACTGGACATCCACAGCGTCCGGTACTGGTACCCCAACGGAACCGAAGTGACGGGCTCCGACCTCGAGGTCGATCAGGGCCGCTCGAGCACCGAGGTCCGCGTCCCGGACGGGAACGGCACGCTCGCGTTCTCGGGTAGCGCCGGCAGCAGAACGTTCCAGCTCCCGGCGTACGTCGAGGGATCCTACGAGGTGACGACACCCGAAGGCTACCGGACCACGAACTTCCTGTTCGGTGACGTCAACCCGGGCGGCTACGAACGAGAGATCGTCGACGACCAGGAACGGCTGGCGTGGAACGACGTCGACAGCACGATCTCGCTGCGATACTACGTCGCCAGGGACATTCCGATCTTCGTCGGTCTCGTCGGCACCGTCGTCGCGCTCGGCGGGGTCGGGATCGCGTACTACTACCGGAAGGTCAAACAGCTCCGGGAGCAGCGCGAGGAACTGGGGCTCGACGTCGACATCGAGGACGATTCGGACGACGGCCCACCGGGATTCAACTAA
- a CDS encoding chemotaxis protein CheW, whose product MTASQNRNDGSDGETTKLLTFTLAENQYAVAVDAVASVLGVTNDRSLEGTSDPWNAGTVTVAGERVRVADLARILTSALRTTARVDEPQLLVFAETDEDGTHRGWLVDDVDAARTVRTSALEPPRTATTTRFVKGRLELAGEEVVWLDERAINS is encoded by the coding sequence ATGACCGCGTCGCAGAACCGTAACGACGGGTCCGACGGCGAGACGACGAAGCTTCTCACCTTCACGCTCGCGGAGAACCAGTACGCCGTCGCCGTCGACGCCGTCGCTTCCGTCCTCGGTGTGACGAACGACCGCTCTCTCGAGGGGACGTCGGATCCGTGGAACGCCGGCACGGTGACCGTCGCCGGTGAGCGCGTTCGCGTCGCCGATCTCGCGCGGATCCTTACCTCGGCGCTGCGTACTACCGCTCGAGTCGACGAACCTCAGTTGCTCGTCTTCGCCGAGACGGACGAGGACGGGACGCATCGCGGCTGGCTCGTTGACGACGTCGACGCCGCGAGAACCGTCCGGACGAGCGCGCTCGAACCGCCACGGACCGCGACGACGACTCGGTTCGTCAAGGGCCGCCTCGAGCTCGCCGGCGAGGAAGTGGTCTGGCTCGACGAACGCGCGATCAACAGCTAA
- a CDS encoding chemotaxis protein CheW — MAPELPEKLLGIDIDDADDRRSGKPDDAADETVELERFVFFHVGEHRLACPVDEVKTITAVPNEMTRVPRAPAAIEGLTDLRGEITAVIDPQVHFPTTEEGRGRERLLVFDRPSDEQAAAVRADDVRGVDPVPKSNVLDADAVEDRPVSGDALEHPVVDAILEREREPEFGTRRGSPATETVDTDIDVTVGTGDEATLTAPDEQRAPGADSEGEFPAENDVTVIEATPLLDVEKLLLASGHIR, encoded by the coding sequence ATGGCCCCGGAACTCCCTGAAAAGCTCCTCGGTATCGACATCGACGACGCGGACGATCGGCGGTCCGGGAAACCGGACGATGCGGCGGACGAAACTGTCGAACTCGAGCGCTTCGTGTTCTTCCACGTCGGTGAACACCGACTCGCGTGTCCCGTCGACGAGGTGAAGACGATTACGGCGGTACCGAACGAGATGACGCGGGTCCCGCGGGCGCCGGCAGCGATCGAGGGACTGACAGATCTTCGGGGGGAGATCACTGCCGTAATCGATCCCCAGGTGCACTTCCCCACTACCGAGGAAGGTCGTGGGCGGGAACGACTGCTGGTCTTCGACCGGCCGTCGGACGAGCAGGCGGCGGCGGTCCGTGCCGACGACGTCCGCGGCGTCGACCCCGTTCCGAAATCGAACGTTCTCGACGCGGATGCGGTCGAGGATCGACCCGTCTCGGGTGACGCGCTCGAACACCCGGTGGTCGATGCGATTCTCGAGCGCGAACGCGAACCGGAGTTCGGCACCCGGCGTGGTAGCCCCGCGACGGAGACGGTCGATACCGATATCGACGTCACCGTCGGGACGGGAGACGAGGCCACACTCACAGCGCCCGACGAACAGCGCGCTCCCGGCGCTGACTCAGAGGGCGAGTTCCCCGCCGAAAACGACGTGACTGTCATCGAGGCGACACCGCTACTCGACGTCGAAAAACTGCTGTTAGCGTCCGGTCACATCAGATAA
- a CDS encoding response regulator yields MSTGVLIVDDSHFMRNLLQQILEQEYHILAEASNGAEAVKLYKEYEPDIVMMDIVMPKCNGIKATAAIKKIDPDARVIMCTSVGQREKMKLAVKAGADGYVTKPFEEPSVRKALSDVIAA; encoded by the coding sequence ATGTCGACAGGGGTGCTCATCGTGGACGACTCTCATTTTATGCGCAATCTCCTCCAGCAGATACTCGAGCAGGAGTACCATATCCTCGCAGAGGCGTCCAACGGTGCCGAAGCCGTCAAACTGTACAAGGAGTACGAACCCGACATCGTCATGATGGACATCGTGATGCCGAAGTGTAACGGCATCAAGGCGACCGCGGCGATCAAGAAGATCGACCCGGATGCCCGCGTCATCATGTGTACGAGCGTCGGCCAGCGTGAAAAGATGAAACTCGCCGTCAAGGCGGGAGCGGACGGATACGTGACGAAACCGTTCGAGGAACCAAGCGTCAGAAAAGCGCTTTCGGACGTCATCGCGGCATGA
- the cheB gene encoding chemotaxis-specific protein-glutamate methyltransferase CheB, with product MTRVLVVDDSRFMRTVIDNALTEAGYEVQTATNGADAVDAVAEYDPDVVTMDVQMPGLDGIDAVERIMTANPTVVLMLSAYTERGAEATLDALERGAAGFVHKPDGSGSRNVAHLADEVVERVGELADADVSSLALARVSATAHATRSERSGRRATAATAVSATGSTETITESQPRPERRSGARFGVPGNEVEVDAEIAANEAATDEFVSNPTIVLGASTGGPKIIERTFERLPIELGAKLLVVQHMPAGFTGRFAARLDSRSEYDVREAGDGDRLRAGEAVIAPGDHHLEIAASVGGRLRLRLDDGDPRHGVRPAIDVTMESAAERVDDPLCGVVLTGMGRDGAAGIEAIGGGGGHTVAQDEATSPVFGIPGQAIRTGHVDDVVPADGIVDALVDVFSVEGETDD from the coding sequence ATGACGCGCGTACTCGTTGTCGACGACTCCCGGTTCATGCGAACGGTCATCGACAACGCGCTTACGGAGGCCGGCTACGAGGTACAGACGGCGACGAACGGTGCGGACGCCGTCGACGCCGTCGCCGAGTACGATCCGGACGTCGTGACGATGGACGTGCAGATGCCCGGTCTCGACGGTATCGACGCGGTCGAACGGATTATGACGGCGAATCCGACCGTCGTTCTCATGCTCAGCGCCTACACGGAGCGCGGCGCCGAGGCGACGCTGGACGCACTCGAGCGCGGTGCCGCCGGATTCGTCCACAAACCCGACGGCTCCGGTTCGAGAAACGTCGCCCACCTCGCCGACGAGGTGGTCGAACGGGTCGGCGAACTCGCGGACGCGGACGTCTCCTCGCTCGCACTTGCGCGCGTGTCGGCGACCGCTCACGCGACGCGGTCCGAGCGATCGGGTCGACGGGCTACCGCGGCGACGGCGGTTTCGGCGACGGGTTCGACGGAGACGATCACCGAGTCGCAGCCACGGCCGGAACGACGTTCCGGAGCGCGATTCGGCGTCCCCGGAAACGAGGTCGAGGTCGATGCCGAGATAGCGGCGAACGAGGCGGCGACAGACGAGTTCGTGTCGAACCCGACGATCGTTCTCGGGGCGTCGACCGGCGGTCCGAAGATTATCGAACGGACGTTCGAACGGTTACCGATCGAACTCGGTGCGAAACTGCTCGTCGTCCAGCACATGCCGGCGGGATTCACCGGCCGCTTCGCGGCCCGTCTCGACTCGCGAAGCGAGTACGACGTCCGAGAGGCCGGAGACGGCGACCGTCTTCGAGCCGGTGAGGCGGTGATCGCACCAGGCGATCACCACCTCGAGATCGCGGCCAGCGTCGGCGGACGGCTTCGGCTTCGACTCGACGACGGCGACCCGCGCCACGGCGTCCGGCCGGCGATCGACGTGACGATGGAGAGCGCGGCCGAGCGGGTCGACGATCCGCTCTGTGGCGTCGTGCTGACCGGAATGGGTCGCGACGGCGCGGCCGGTATCGAAGCCATCGGCGGCGGCGGCGGCCACACCGTCGCGCAGGACGAGGCGACGAGTCCGGTCTTCGGCATCCCCGGACAGGCGATTCGGACGGGTCACGTCGACGACGTCGTACCCGCGGACGGGATCGTCGACGCCCTCGTCGACGTCTTCAGTGTGGAAGGTGAGACCGATGACTGA